CATGACCCACGGCTTCGAGTTCTCCATCGCCCCGAGCGACGGCGCGGCGAACATCTACCTCGAAGTTGCCGCCGGTGTCACCATGTTCATCCTGGCCGGACGCTACTTCGAGAAACGATCCAAACGCCAGGCCGGCGCCGCCCTGCGCGCCCTGCTCGAACTTGGTGCCAAAGATGTCGCCGTTATCCGTAACGGCACCGAGACCAGGATCCCGGTCGAGGAGCTGAGCGTGGGCGATGAATTCATCGTCCGGCCCGGTGAAAAGATCGCCACCGACGGCGTCATCGTCAACGGCCGCAGCGCCGTCGACCAGTCCATGCTCACCGGCGAATCCGTCCCGGTCGAAGTCGCCGAGGGCGACCCGGTCGTCGGTGCCGCCGTCAACGCCGGCGGACGCCTCGTGGTCCGCGCCACCAGGATCGGCTCCGACACCCAGCTGGCACAGATGGCCCGCCTCGTCGAGGACGCCCAATCTGGCAAGGCCGAAGTGCAGCGCCTCGCCGACCGCGTTTCCGGCATCTTCGTCCCGATCGTGATCGCCGTCGCCGTCGCGGCCCTCGGAGCCTGGATCGGCGCCGGGTTCCCGCTCGAGGCAGCCTTCACGGCCGCGGTGGCTGTTCTGATCATCGCCTGCCCCTGCGCCCTTGGCCTTGCCACTCCGACCGCGCTGCTGGTCGGCACCGGCCGCGGCGCCCAGCTGGGCATCCTGATCAAGGGCCCGGAAGTCCTTGAATCCACCCGCAAAATCGACACCGTCGTGCTGGATAAGACCGGCACCGTCACCACCGGCAAGATGACCCTGCTGGCCGTGCATCCCTCCGCAGGCACCGACCGGGATCAGCTGCTGCGCCTCGCCGGCGCGGTCGAGGACGCCTCGGAGCACCCGATCGCCCAGGCCATCGCCAAGGGTGCCACCGAACGTGTCGGCCAGCTCCCTGTTCCGGAGTCTTTCAAGAATCTCGAAGGCCAAGGAGTGCAGGGCATCGTTGACGGGCACCTCGTCCTGGTCGGACGCGCCTCCCTAATGGCGGACTGGTCCCTGGACATCGAGACGGACCTCGCCGCTGCCAAGGCAGACGCAGAAGCGGCCGGGCAGACCGCCGTCGTCGTGGCCTGGGACGGCGCGGTGCGCGGCGTGCTTGCCGTGGCCGACGCGGTCAAGGCCACCAGCGCCGAAGCCATTCGTCAGCTGAAGGAACTGGGCCTGACCCCGGTACTGCTGACCGGTGACAACCGGGCTGTGGCCGAGCAGGTCGCCGCGCAGGTCGGCATCGGGCAGGTCATCGCCGAGGTCCTGCCCCAAGACAAGGTCGACGTCGTCGCCCGGCTCCAGAAGGAGGGCAAGGTCGTGGCCATGGTCGGCGACGGCGTCAACGACGCCCCCGCCCTGGCGCAGGCCGATCTCGGCCTGGCCATGGGCACCGGCACCGACGCGGCCATCGAGGCCGCCGATCTGACCCTGGTCCGCGGAGACCTGCGCGCGGCCGCCGATGCAATCCGCCTGTCCCGCAAGACCCTGGGCACGATCAAGACCAACCTGTTCTGGGCCTTCGCCTACAACGTCGCGGCCATCCCGCTGGCGGCGCTGGGCTTGCTGAACCCTATGCTGGCCGGGGCCGCCATGGCGTTCTCCAGCGTCTTCGTGGTCGGCAACAGCTTGCGCCTGCGCTCCTTCAAGAGCAAGGCAACGGATCGGCAGCCGGCACCGGCCGCCCCGCACACCCCGGTACGCCCGCCGGTCGACGCCTGACCCACCACTCCCGAAAGGACGTCTCTGATGACACAAAACAATGGAAGCTGCGGCTGCGGCCACACCATCGAGAACACGACGACGCAGGAACTTACCCTGACCGCCAAGCCCGAACACGCCCTTGATGCGACAGCAGAATGCCCGGTCATGGCCGGCACCCCGGTCATCAAGGCCGACGCCGAATCTAAGGGATTGTTCCGCGACTACGATGGCCAGCGGTACTGGTTCTGCTGCGCCGGCTGCGGCCCAAAGTTCGACGCCGACCCGGCCCGGTACGTCACAACAGCCTGACAACCTCCCGTCTGCGAGGCCCGGGCCGGTGCTGAGCCGACCCGGGCCTCGCAGAACACCAAGAACAAGGAAAAACCAGGAGACCACCATGGACGCCTCCCCTACCACCAAGGACACCAGCACCGAATGCCAGAGCACCCACGGCTACATCTCCGGCAAAGCCCGCTACCTCGCCCGCATGAAGCGGATCGAAGGGCAGGCCCGCGGCATCCACCGCATGGTCGACGAGGAACAGTACTGCATCGACATCCTCACCCAGATATCAGCCCTGACCTCGGCGCTGCAAGGCGTAGCGCTGGGGCTCCTCGACGACCACATGAAGCACTGCTTCCTCGATGCAGCGCATCTCGGCGGCGACGCCGCCGAAGCCAAGATCCAGGAAGCCTCCGACGCCATCGCCCGCTTCGTCCGCTCCTAGTACGCCGCCCTTCCTCCCCCAACCAGTGGCTTCATACGGTTCCGGCGTGGGGCGCGTGCCGCAGCCGCTGGCCACGATTTACCTCCCGTTGTTGGAGAGCGGCGATGAAACGCGCCGGTCATGGCCAGCCCTGCCGACCGCTTCACGGACGCCGGGCACGGCATCGGTGGGCTGGCTGGGAGCGGTGGCCGGCTTTCTGGTCCTGGCCCTCGCGGGTCTGGCCGGCACGGACGCACAAACGGTGCGTGCGGCCTATATCTCCATGGAGATGTGGGATGGGCGGGCGCGCCGCGGGAGCGCATCATTGTCCCGTTGAGTCTGGCATCTTTGCTGACAAACCTCATCCAGTCCATGGGTACGGTGTGGGATCTGTTTCGCCATTATTGGATCCTGGCGAAGCTGCTGATAACGGTGGTTGCGAGCTTCCTGTTGCTGGTGCATATGCAGCCGGTGAGCCATGCTGCGGATCTGGTCTCCGCAAACGCTTCAGCCGTTCCGGATTTCGGCGGGCTGAAAGTCCAGCTCGCGGCCGACGCCGGCGCCGCGCTTGCGGTACTGCTCGTGGCCGTGGTGCTCTCAGTATTCAAGCCCCAGGGGCCAGGACCCGCTACGGGTGGCGAAAACAGCAGGAGCAACGCGCAGCCCCGATGCTGTAAACCCCGCCGTGGCGCGGCCCCGGCAGCATGGTTATCGCCTTACTGACGGGGCCGCGCTTTTGGTTATTGGTCAGCCAAGGGATCCCAACAGGTCGGCGCAGGCCTTTTCGCAGCGTCGGCAGGCTTCTGCACAGGCACGGCAATGCTCGTGCATGGAGGCATGCTGTTCGCATTCGTCCGCGCAGGCCTTGCAGACGGTCCGGCAGGCCTCCAGGACGGCACGGGTGACATTTGCGTCGTACCCGGTATGGCGGGAAAGCATGTTTCCGGTCGCGACGCAGATGTCGGCACAGTCGAGGTTGGTGCGGATGCACTTGGTGAGCTCGGCAACCATGTCTTCGCTGAGGCAGGCGTCCGCGCAGGCCGTGCAGGTCTGGGCACATTCGAAGCAGGCCTTGATGCATTCGATGAGTTTCGCCCTGTCAATGTCCCCAAGGTCCTTGGGGTAGGTTTCGAGCATTGTCTGTACATGTGTCATTGTTCTTCTCCGATTTGTGGGGTTGATGTCAGCGGTGACGACTTTCTTTCCCGCTGTCCTTGGTCAATGTGCCTTGTTAACGGCTCGGTACTCCATCGATGTCTCGTGCCTGGACGGAGTTGTTGCTCGGGCGGACGCGAGCGGTTTACGTGCGGCTGATCGACAACTGGATGAGAGATGGGGCCGGTGGAGCCAGACCGGCGTATACAGGCGACTGCGAAGGCCTGAGCAGGAGCGGATCGGCCAGTACAGGCACATGCGCGGCCGGAGGCTGGTGCTCTTCGGGACGCTGGGCGGCTACATCAGTGGCCGGCGGAACATGGCGTGCACAACAGTCGTGGCTATGGTCTCCGCCATGAGGTGCCCGATCAGCGGTGCCTTGCGAGGGCTCGTAGCCCGCTCCATGCCTTTCGTGATCGTCATGCCCTGCTACCGTTGCTGGTCCCCCAAGACCTCGGCCACCGTCATCCGGGTGCCCGGTCACGCACACGGACCCCACGCCGGCAACGAGGAAGGCGAGGGCAAAACCAGCGAGGACGCTCCGCCAGGATCCCGCCCGTTGAAGCATCGCTGCAAAACGTCGCGTAAGCCGGATCATGATCCTTCCGTAGTGGACGAACATGTGTTGCCCACACTACCTACGCACCGAGGGCCCGGCCACCCCATAAGCCGAACCGGCGTAAAGCCGCGGCCTCAGACCCGGCGGCACTCTTGACATATACCCCCATGGGGTATAATTTGGCGATTACCGGAAACCAGCGTCGAATTTCATTGATCCCCCACGCACTGAAGGTCCCCGCGCAGACCCTCCCGAAGGACGTGCCGGCGGGCAAAATCGCAAATCTCTTACGAGGAGAGAATTATGTGTGGCACATCCAACCATGAACTGCCATTGGTCCAGGCGTCGAACGGCTGCGCTTGCTGCTCCCCGCAGCAGGGTGCCGGGAACCAGCCGGCGGCACGACAGGAAAGCGGCCTGCCTGCGGCGCAGTTCCAGGTGGCCGGCATGACGTGCGGCCACTGTGTGTCGAGCGTGTCGGAAGAACTGGGCAGGCTCGAGGGCGTGAGCGACGTGCAGGTCGCACTCGTACCCGGCGGCTCTTCCACCGTCACCATCTACGGCAGCGAAAAGCCGGCCCCGGAGGCCGTGCGTGCCGCTGTTGCAGAAGCAGGATACGAACTCACTAGCACTGTCTAACTTCGCCGTTCTGGAGGAGGATCACATCATGAACCGCACACCGGAAGACCATCACCACCAGCACCTGCCAGAGGACATCCCCGGCCGCGCCCCGGTTGCCGAGGAGGAGCACGCAGACCACGAGACGCACGGCCAGGCCATGCCTGAAGGCCATGCCCATTCCGCCGTGGACGAGGAACACGCCGTCCACGAGCATGGCCAGCATGCTGGACACAGCACGGCCATGTTCAAGAACAAGTTCTGGCTCAGCCTGGCGCTGTCCGTTCCGGTGGTCTATTTCAGCCCGATGTTCGCCCACCTGCTCGGCTATCACATCCCGGAATTCCCGGGATCCCTCTGGATCCCGCCGGTCCTGGGATCGGTGATCTTCTTCTACGGTGGTACACCGTTCCTCAAGGGCGGCTGGACGGAGCTGCGCAGCCGGCAGCCGGGCATGATGCTGCTCATCGCGATGGCCATCACCGTCGCCTTCGTCGCATCCTGGATCACCACACTGGGCATCGGCAACTTCAATCTGGACTTCTGGTGGGAGCTGGCCCTGCTCGTAGTCATCATGCTGCTGGGCCACTGGATCGAAATGCGGGCCCTTGGTTCGGCACGCGGCGCCCTGGATGCACTCGCCGAATTGCTGCCCGATGAAGCCGAACGCATCACCGAACACGGCACGGAAACGGTCAGCATCAGCGAGCTCTCCGTCAACGACGTCGTCCTGGTCCGCTCCGGTGCGCGGCTGCCCGCCGACGGCGAAATCATCGAAGGCCGGGCCGAACTCGACGAATCAATGATCACGGGTGAGTCCAAAACCGTACCGCGTGGCCCCGGCGATACCGTGGTGGCCGGAACAGTGGCAACCGACAGTGCAGTGCGCATCAGAGTAGGCGCGGTCGGCACCGACACCGCCCTGGCCGGCATTCAACGGCTGGTCGCCGAAGCACAAGCGTCCTCCTCCAAAGCGCAGGCTCTGGCAGATAAGGCTGCGGCGTTCCTGTTCTACTTCGCCCTCGGCGCCGGCATCATCACCTTCATCGCCTGGGTACTCCTGGGCAGCCCCGACGAGGCCGTGATCCGTACGGTGACCGTCCTGGTCATCGCTTGCCCGCACGCCCTCGGCCTGGCGATCCCGCTGGTCATCGCCATCTCCACGGAACAAGCTGCCCGTGCCGGAGTCCTGATCAAGAACCGCATCGCGCTCGAGCGCATGCGCACTATCGACGTCGTACTCTTCGACAAGACCGGAACCCTGACCAAGGGACAGCCCGGCCTGACAGGCGTCGCGGCAATCGAGGAAATGAACGACGACGACGTTCTGGCGCTGGCCGCGGCCGTGGAAGCGGACAGTGAACATCCCTCCGCCCGGGCAATCGTCACCGCAGCCCGGGAACGCGGTCTCCGTGTACCGGCTGCCAGCGGCTTCGCCTCGCTGACCGGCCGCGGCGTCAAGGCCGACATCGGCGCCTCGGCCGTCATGGTCGGCGGACCGAACCTGATCGCGGCCGAAGGCCTGGGCGTCCCATCGGAATTACGGGAACAAACCCGTCCCTGGGTCGAACGCGGCGCTTCCGTACTTCATGTGATCCGCGCAGGAGAGGTCATCGGGGCGGTCAGCTTGGAGGACGAGGTCCGCGAGGAATCCCGCCAGGCGATCACCGCCCTGCAAAAGCGCGGCATCCGGGTCGCCATGATCACCGGTGACGCGCACCAAGTCGCCAACGCCGTGGCAGCTGAGCTGAATATCGACGAGGTCTTCGCCCAGGTCCTGCCGCAGGACAAGGACAAGAAAGTCGGCGAACTGCAGTCCCGCGGCCTGAAGGTTGCCATGGTCGGCGATGGCGTGAACGATTCCCCTGCCCTCGCCCGGGCCGAGGTCGGCATCGCCATTGGAGCGGGAACGGACGTGGCGATGGAATCGGCCGGCGTGGTCCTGGCCGGCAACGATCCGCGGGCCGTTTTGTCCATGGTGGATCTGTCCCGGGCCAGCTACCGCAAGATGATCCAGAACCTCGTCTGGGCTACCGGTTACAACGTCATCGCCGTTCCCCTGGCCGCCGGCGTGCTGGCCTTTGCCGGCGTCGCAATCTCCCCCGCAGTAGCAGCGGTGCTGATGTCGGTCTCCACCATCGTCGTGGCCCTGAACGCCCAGCTGCTGCGCCGCATCAAGCTCGACCCGGCCGCCGTCCACTACTAGCCGGTCACTTCAAGCGGTGAGGGATTGCGAGGGTGCAGGACTTAGCGGATTCGCCGGGGCCCGCACCCTTCGATACCCTTGTACATGGGGGTAACGGCGGACTATTTGGCAGGAAAGGCAGCAATGATGAACTACCCCATCAAGTCTGGCCTTTCCCTGTCTCTCCGGAACTCCCTGGCGCTGCTTTTGGGGCTGGCCGCAGTGATCGCCGGGATTATAGGGATGCACATCCTCAACGTGTCCCATCATGCCCCGGAAATGGGCGCCCCTGACCACGCCACGGCAGTTGTGGCTGCCCCCAGCCATGACATTGTGGTATCGGCCCCGGGGACGGTCGTACTGGAAGTGATGGCGGACGAACCTCTACTGGCTGCAGGTTGTGCCAGTCCGTGCGAAAGCGGGCCCAGCTTGATGGCCGCCGTCTGCGTCCTGATGACCATTGTGGCCGGTTTCGTGCTGCTTTTCATTCCTCGACAGCTCCGGCTTGAAAGCCGGCATGGTCTGCGCGCACCCCCGCAGCCGGTGATGTTGGCCCCCTCGGGCCTTCATCCTCCTTCGCTCGTTCAGCTCTCTATCAGCCGTACCTAGAATCCGGTGCCTTTCCTCTCTGCGGGGAAGGACGAATTGCCGCATGCCCTGCAACACGTGCAGACGCTGCGCCCTGATAGTCAGCATTTAAAGAGAACTTTCGAAGGAAACAACCATGAAACGCTTTACTGCCCTCTCTGCAACGGCGGTCGCAGCCGCCCTTTTCCTGGCCGGCTGCGGCTCCGACACTGCCGCGGAGACCACGCAGGGCATGGAAACCATGTCCCAGTCCCCTTCTCCTGCCTCTTCCGGGGTTGCCGGTGACCACAACAGTGCTGATGTGATGTTCGCGCAGATGATGACTCCGCACCACGAACAGGCCGTACAGATGAGCGACATCATGCTGGCCAAGGACGACTTGGACCCGCAGATCACGCAGCTGGCCGAAGACATTAAGGCCGCCCAGGGACCGGAAATCGAGAAAATGACCGGCTGGCTAGAGGCCTGGGGCGAGCCGACGGAAATGTCCGGCGACCATGCCATGGAAGGCATGATGAGCCCGGATGATCTCGGGAAGCTCGAAGCCGCACAGGGCGATGACGCAGCCCGGATGTTTCTGGAGCAGATGATCGAGCACCACGAAGGCGCGGTCGCGATGGCCGAAGAGGAAGTGGCCAACGGCTCCAATCCGGAGGCAGTTGCCCTGGCTAAGCAGGTCGTGGAAGACCAGGAAGCGGAGATCGAGAAGATGAAGGATCTTCTCGCGGCTCTCTGACACCTCCTGTCTCCCCATACCGGGGCACGGGCTCTGATCCCGTGCCCCGGGCACCATGCTGCCCCTCCCCGGCCCGCCCGTGTACCGCGGGCAACCCTTTCCCTGACCGGAGTATTTTTTCCTGATGAACCACGCACCGAAGTCTTCGAAGTCCTCTCGATTCCGCACGTGGAAGCGGGCGGTAGTGACTGCTGCCGCCGTGTCCGGCGCGCTGCTCGCCGCCGGCTGCGCGCAGCCGGCCGATAACCCGGATCCTGGGGCCGATACCAGCGCCGCTCCCTACGGCCACGTCCACGGCATGAGCGTCGATCCGCAGTCAGGCCAGGTTCTGCTGGCAACCCACGATGGACTCTTTGACGTCACGGCGGAGGAACCTGAAAAGATTGGGCCGACCATCGACCTGATGGGCTTCTCTGCCGCCGGGAATGATCATTTCTATGCCTCCGGCCACCCCGGCGCCGGCTCAGACCTGCCCAACCCGGCGGGCCTGATCCACTCGACCGACGGCGGGAAAACCTGGGAACCGCTCTCCCGGCAAGGCGAGTCCGACTTCCATGCCCTGACCGTGACACGCAACGGGATCGTCGGCTACGACGGTGAGCTGCGGATCACCGCCGATCTGGAGAAGTGGACAACGTCCGATACCGGCATCCAGCCGCGCAGTCTGGCCGGCACGCCTCTGAGCCCGGTTGTCCTGGCGACGACCGAGAAGGGTGTCCAGCGCTCGGACGACGGCGGGAAAACCTGGGAACTGCCCGCGGCTGCACCGGTACTGCTCCTGACCTCGTTCGCCGACGAGGCCACCGCGGTCGGTGTGGCACCGGACGGCTCGGTGCAGGTCAGCCGCGACGTCGGCAAGACGTGGCAGGTAACCGGCGGCACAGTCACCGGCCAGCCGGAAGCCATCGCTGCGGCCCAGGGCAACGACGGGAAGCTGCAGATCTGGGTCGCCACGACGGCCGGCGTCGAGCATTCGACGGACGGCGGCGCAACTTTCAATGCGCCTGAAAACTGATCCGGTCATGGCAAGTGTTCCCGTGACCTGCCTGCATGGCTTCCGACTGCCGGCAGGTCCATTCCTCCAGGAGGTGGCCATGACGGCCCCCATTCTTCCGCGCGTGAGGGTACGCCCCGCGACGCGCGGTGACCTTGCCTTGACCGCCTCGTGGCAATGCACTTTCCTGCCTCATGGCCTGTTCCCCCGGATGGGAGAACAGTTCGTCCGCTGCTGGCATGCCACGTACCTGGACGCTCCGTACGGAACTGCGTTGGTGGCCGAACTCCGGGTTCCGGGCCGGACACCAACACCGGTGGGCTTCCTGGTCGGGGCCACCGACCAGGTCCGGCACGTCGATGATGTCCTGGGCAGGCATCGGGCGCGGTTGGGGATAGCCGGGGCCAAGGCGCTGGCCCTTCGCCCCCGCCTGGCTGCACATTTCCTGCGCACCCGGGCCAAAACCTATCTGCGCAGATTACTGAGAGGACCTTCGCTCGCTGCGCCCGCTGGAGATATGTCAGATCCTGCCCGGGCAGGGTGTGCAGCCGGAAGGCCACAGACCGCTGTTATCACTGCTGTTGCCGTGATACCTGGGGCCAGAGGCAGCGGCGCCGGCAAGGAACTGGTCAGGCATTTCCTCGCGCAGGCACATGCAAGGGGCGCAGCACGGGCCGAACTGGCCGTCATCGCCGGAACCGGCAGCGCCGATGGGTTCTATACGCGGCTGGGCTGGCAACCGGTGGAGGAACATCTGTCCAAGGATGGTTCATTGACCACCACGTACCGCTACGACTTCGGTACGGGGGCAGCCGAGTGACTGCGGGCTACAGGGGTGCGGAGGCATACCGTTGACCATTGGAGTGTATTTCGCGGAGATGGTGCAGTCGGGTGCGCTGCTGATAGCCGTTCCGCTGGCGATGACCGCAGGAATTGTTTCCTTCATCTCCCCCTGCATCCTGCCTTTGGTCCCTGGCTATCTGGGATATGTCTCCGGTCTGGCTGATCCTGCCGCCCCGGATAACCGGCGCCGGGTGATGACCGGTGTCGGCTTGTTCATCCTCGGATTCGCCGCCGTGTTCACGCTCTACGGCGCCGCCTTCGGTGCGATCGGCGGGTGGCTGCTGCGCTGGCAGGATCTCCTCATCCGTATCCTCGGCATCTTCGTCATAGTCATGGGCCTGGTGCTGATCGGAAAGATGTCTCTGATGCAGCGGACCATGCGGCTGCCGGTCAGGCCGAAAACAGGCGTAACCGGGGCTCCCTTGCTCGGCGTGGTCTTCGGCCTCGGTTGGACCCCCTGCATGGGACCGACCCTCAGCGCGGTATTGGCGTTGAGCACGACGACCGGCGGTGCCTGGCGCGGCGCATTGCTCGGCTTTGTTTACTGCCTGGGCCTGGGTATCCCATTCGTTCTGGTCGCCATGGGCCTGAACTGGGTGACGACCACGCTGGCCTTTATCCGCCGAAACATCAGGACCTTCAACCTCATCGGCGGTGGGCTGCTGATCCTTGTCGGCGCCCTGATGCTCTCCGGGATCTGGATGCTCTGGATCTACCAGCTGCAGAACCTTGCCGGAACCTACCTCACCCCCGTCTAGCACGGTCCGCCTCTGCCAGATATACCGGATATCGAAAGAAAGAATGATGAAACTCTCCCTACTCAGCCGCCGCCAGGCCGCTGCCTCGGCTGTTCTTGCCTCGCTGCTGCTTTCCGGCTGCGGAGCCGCGGATCCGTTGGCGGAAAAAGTCAACGCCGGAACCAACAGCTATGTAGCCGGGGACGGCTCGGTGGCAGAATATGCTGCAGATATCCGCGGCGAAACTGTCCGGTTCAGCGGGCAGCTTTTCGACGGAACCACGCTGGCCAACGATGACTGGGCAGGCCAGGTCACCGTACTGAATGTCTGGTATGCGGCCTGTGCGCCATGCCGGGTTGAAGCCCCGGACTTGTCCGCCCTGCATTCTGAGTTCGAACCTCAGGGAGTCAAGTTCTACGGGATCAATACGCGGGACGAGGCACCCACCGCGGAAGCGTTCGAGCGTTCCTTCGGCATTGAATATCCGAGTCTCAAGGACAAGAACGGTAAAATCCTGCTTGCCCTGACCGATTACGTGCCGCCCCAGGCCGTACCGACAACCCTGGTGCTGGATAAGGAAGGCCGCGTCGCTGCCCGGATCCTTGGCATCGCTGAAAAAAGCACGCTCAAAGCGATTATCCAGGACGCGCTGACCGCACCGGATCCGGAAAAGCCATGACGACAACGAGTCCCCGGCCGCGGAAGCCTGCTAGCGGGGACGTCGCTATGCCCCGGCCTGGCCGGGATGCTGCGCGCCATTGAGAAGAAGCACCACGATGGCGAGGACAATGAGCCACGGCAGGTAAGTGGAGCCGCGCAG
This sequence is a window from Paenarthrobacter aurescens TC1. Protein-coding genes within it:
- a CDS encoding copper-translocating P-type ATPase (identified by match to protein family HMM PF00122; match to protein family HMM PF00403; match to protein family HMM PF00702; match to protein family HMM TIGR01494; match to protein family HMM TIGR01511; match to protein family HMM TIGR01525), producing the protein MSISQAPPDAAGTDVELEIGGMTCASCANRIERKLNKLDGVSATVNYATEKARITAPAGYDPQALIQEVEKTGYTAALPAARKEQASEAGAEQPDTELVSLRHRLTGSIILSVPVIVLAMVPALQFTYWQWASLALAAPVVVWAAWPFHKAAWTNLRHGAATMDTLVSLGTIAALLWSLYALFLGTAGTPGMTHGFEFSIAPSDGAANIYLEVAAGVTMFILAGRYFEKRSKRQAGAALRALLELGAKDVAVIRNGTETRIPVEELSVGDEFIVRPGEKIATDGVIVNGRSAVDQSMLTGESVPVEVAEGDPVVGAAVNAGGRLVVRATRIGSDTQLAQMARLVEDAQSGKAEVQRLADRVSGIFVPIVIAVAVAALGAWIGAGFPLEAAFTAAVAVLIIACPCALGLATPTALLVGTGRGAQLGILIKGPEVLESTRKIDTVVLDKTGTVTTGKMTLLAVHPSAGTDRDQLLRLAGAVEDASEHPIAQAIAKGATERVGQLPVPESFKNLEGQGVQGIVDGHLVLVGRASLMADWSLDIETDLAAAKADAEAAGQTAVVVAWDGAVRGVLAVADAVKATSAEAIRQLKELGLTPVLLTGDNRAVAEQVAAQVGIGQVIAEVLPQDKVDVVARLQKEGKVVAMVGDGVNDAPALAQADLGLAMGTGTDAAIEAADLTLVRGDLRAAADAIRLSRKTLGTIKTNLFWAFAYNVAAIPLAALGLLNPMLAGAAMAFSSVFVVGNSLRLRSFKSKATDRQPAPAAPHTPVRPPVDA
- a CDS encoding YHS domain protein (identified by match to protein family HMM PF04945), with the protein product MTQNNGSCGCGHTIENTTTQELTLTAKPEHALDATAECPVMAGTPVIKADAESKGLFRDYDGQRYWFCCAGCGPKFDADPARYVTTA
- a CDS encoding putative protein of unknown function (identified by match to protein family HMM PF02583), which produces MDASPTTKDTSTECQSTHGYISGKARYLARMKRIEGQARGIHRMVDEEQYCIDILTQISALTSALQGVALGLLDDHMKHCFLDAAHLGGDAAEAKIQEASDAIARFVRS
- a CDS encoding putative Unknown function domain protein, DUF326- family (identified by match to protein family HMM PF03860), whose protein sequence is MTHVQTMLETYPKDLGDIDRAKLIECIKACFECAQTCTACADACLSEDMVAELTKCIRTNLDCADICVATGNMLSRHTGYDANVTRAVLEACRTVCKACADECEQHASMHEHCRACAEACRRCEKACADLLGSLG
- a CDS encoding hypothetical protein (identified by Glimmer2; putative), producing MGLMSAVTTFFPAVLGQCALLTARYSIDVSCLDGVVARADASGLRAADRQLDERWGRWSQTGVYRRLRRPEQERIGQYRHMRGRRLVLFGTLGGYISGRRNMACTTVVAMVSAMRCPISGALRGLVARSMPFVIVMPCYRCWSPKTSATVIRVPGHAHGPHAGNEEGEGKTSEDAPPGSRPLKHRCKTSRKPDHDPSVVDEHVLPTLPTHRGPGHPISRTGVKPRPQTRRHS
- a CDS encoding COP associated protein (Copper ion binding protein) (identified by match to protein family HMM PF00403); the encoded protein is MCGTSNHELPLVQASNGCACCSPQQGAGNQPAARQESGLPAAQFQVAGMTCGHCVSSVSEELGRLEGVSDVQVALVPGGSSTVTIYGSEKPAPEAVRAAVAEAGYELTSTV
- a CDS encoding copper-translocating P-type ATPase (identified by match to protein family HMM PF00122; match to protein family HMM PF00702; match to protein family HMM TIGR01494; match to protein family HMM TIGR01511; match to protein family HMM TIGR01525), producing the protein MNRTPEDHHHQHLPEDIPGRAPVAEEEHADHETHGQAMPEGHAHSAVDEEHAVHEHGQHAGHSTAMFKNKFWLSLALSVPVVYFSPMFAHLLGYHIPEFPGSLWIPPVLGSVIFFYGGTPFLKGGWTELRSRQPGMMLLIAMAITVAFVASWITTLGIGNFNLDFWWELALLVVIMLLGHWIEMRALGSARGALDALAELLPDEAERITEHGTETVSISELSVNDVVLVRSGARLPADGEIIEGRAELDESMITGESKTVPRGPGDTVVAGTVATDSAVRIRVGAVGTDTALAGIQRLVAEAQASSSKAQALADKAAAFLFYFALGAGIITFIAWVLLGSPDEAVIRTVTVLVIACPHALGLAIPLVIAISTEQAARAGVLIKNRIALERMRTIDVVLFDKTGTLTKGQPGLTGVAAIEEMNDDDVLALAAAVEADSEHPSARAIVTAARERGLRVPAASGFASLTGRGVKADIGASAVMVGGPNLIAAEGLGVPSELREQTRPWVERGASVLHVIRAGEVIGAVSLEDEVREESRQAITALQKRGIRVAMITGDAHQVANAVAAELNIDEVFAQVLPQDKDKKVGELQSRGLKVAMVGDGVNDSPALARAEVGIAIGAGTDVAMESAGVVLAGNDPRAVLSMVDLSRASYRKMIQNLVWATGYNVIAVPLAAGVLAFAGVAISPAVAAVLMSVSTIVVALNAQLLRRIKLDPAAVHY
- a CDS encoding hypothetical protein (identified by Glimmer2; putative): MNYPIKSGLSLSLRNSLALLLGLAAVIAGIIGMHILNVSHHAPEMGAPDHATAVVAAPSHDIVVSAPGTVVLEVMADEPLLAAGCASPCESGPSLMAAVCVLMTIVAGFVLLFIPRQLRLESRHGLRAPPQPVMLAPSGLHPPSLVQLSISRT
- a CDS encoding Secreted protein with unknown function, DUF305-family (identified by match to protein family HMM PF03713), encoding MKRFTALSATAVAAALFLAGCGSDTAAETTQGMETMSQSPSPASSGVAGDHNSADVMFAQMMTPHHEQAVQMSDIMLAKDDLDPQITQLAEDIKAAQGPEIEKMTGWLEAWGEPTEMSGDHAMEGMMSPDDLGKLEAAQGDDAARMFLEQMIEHHEGAVAMAEEEVANGSNPEAVALAKQVVEDQEAEIEKMKDLLAAL
- a CDS encoding BNR/Asp-box repeat domain protein (identified by match to protein family HMM PF02012), which produces MNHAPKSSKSSRFRTWKRAVVTAAAVSGALLAAGCAQPADNPDPGADTSAAPYGHVHGMSVDPQSGQVLLATHDGLFDVTAEEPEKIGPTIDLMGFSAAGNDHFYASGHPGAGSDLPNPAGLIHSTDGGKTWEPLSRQGESDFHALTVTRNGIVGYDGELRITADLEKWTTSDTGIQPRSLAGTPLSPVVLATTEKGVQRSDDGGKTWELPAAAPVLLLTSFADEATAVGVAPDGSVQVSRDVGKTWQVTGGTVTGQPEAIAAAQGNDGKLQIWVATTAGVEHSTDGGATFNAPEN